A window from Camelus dromedarius isolate mCamDro1 chromosome 9, mCamDro1.pat, whole genome shotgun sequence encodes these proteins:
- the NUTF2 gene encoding nuclear transport factor 2 has translation MGDKPIWEQIGSSFIQHYYQLFDNDRTQLGAIYIDASCLTWEGQQFQGKAAIVEKLSSLPFQKIQHSITAQDHQPTPDSCIISMVVGQLKADEDPIMGFHQMFLLKNINDAWVCTNDMFRLALHNFG, from the exons ATGGGAGACAAGCCAATTTGGGAGCAGATTGGATCCAGCTTCATTCAACATTACTACCAGTTATTTGATAACGACAGAACCCAGCTAGGCGCAATTTAT ATTGATGCGTCATGCCTTACGTGGGAAGGACAGCAATTCCAGGGGAAAGCTGCCATTGTGGAGAAATTGTCT AGCCTTCCGTTCCAGAAAATCCAGCACAGCATCACAGCGCAGGACCATCAGCCCACACCAGATAGCTGCATCATCAGCATGGTTGTGGGCCAGCTCAAG GCCGATGAAGATCCCATCATGGGGTTCCACCAGATGTTCCTATTAAAGAACATCAACGATGCCTGGGTTTGCACCAATGACATGTTCAGGCTTGCCCTGCACAACTTCGGCTGA
- the THAP11 gene encoding THAP domain-containing protein 11 — protein MPGFTCCVPGCYNNSHRDKALHFYTFPKDAELRRLWLKNVSRAGVSGCFSTFQPTTGHRLCSVHFQGGRKTYTVRVPTIFPLRGVNERKVARRPAGAAAARRRQQQLQQQQQQQQQQQQQQQQQQQQQQPSPSASTAQTAQLQPNLVSASAAVLLTLQAAVDSSQAPGSVQPAPTTPTGEDVKPIDLTVQVEFAAAEGAAAAAAASELEAATAGLEAAECPMGPQLVVVGEEGFPDTGSDHSYSLSSGTTEEELLRKLNEQRDILALMEVKMKEMKGSIRHLRLTEAKLREELREKDRLLAMAVIRKKHGM, from the coding sequence ATGCCTGGCTTTACGTGCTGCGTGCCGGGCTGCTACAACAACTCTCACCGGGATAAGGCGTTGCACTTCTACACGTTTCCCAAGGACGCTGAGCTACGGCGCCTTTGGCTCAAGAATGTGTCCCGTGCCGGCGTCAGTGGGTGTTTCTCCACCTTCCAGCCCACCACGGGCCACCGTCTCTGCAGCGTCCACTTCCAGGGCGGTCGCAAAACCTACACGGTGCGCGTCCCCACCATCTTCCCGCTGCGCGGCGTCAACGAGCGCAAAGTAGCACGCAGACCCGCGGGGGCCGCAGCCGCACGCCGcaggcagcagcagctgcagcaacaacagcagcagcagcaacaacaacagcagcagcagcagcagcagcagcagcagcagcagccgtcGCCGTCCGCCTCCACTGCCCAGACCGCCCAGCTGCAGCCGAACCTGGTGTCTGCCTCAGCGGCTGTACTCCTCACCCTTCAGGCCGCTGTAGACAGCAGCCAGGCTCCAGGATCCGTGCAGCCGGCGCCCACCACTCCCACGGGAGAAGACGTGAAGCCCATCGACCTGACGGTGCAAGTCGAGTTCGCAGCCGCAGAGGGCGCAGCCGCTGCAGCCGCTGCGTCGGAGCTAGAGGCTGCTACAGCAGGCCTGGAGGCCGCCGAGTGCCCTATGGGCCCCcagttggtggtggtgggggaagagggcttccctgatACTGGCTCCGATCACTCCTACTCGTTGTCGTCAGGCACCACGGAGGAGGAGCTCCTGCGCAAGCTGAACGAGCAGCGGGACATCCTGGCGCTGATGGAGGTAAAGATGAAGGAGATGAAGGGCAGCATCCGTCACCTGCGTCTCACCGAGGCCAAGCTGCGCGAAGAACTCCGGGAGAAGGATCGGCTGCTGGCAATGGCTGTCATCCGCAAGAAACACGGAATGTGA
- the CENPT gene encoding centromere protein T: MADSYSLDCEPTTRTLLRRVLDTADPLTPRRPRSARTSAQRALLETPSSKKLRSQTKMTARRRSHKARSIDRLAHIQADGHLEEQTPRTLLKNILLTAPESSIVLPESVVKPVPAPQVVQTSRRESSRGSLELQLPEVEPSTTLAPGLLAPGRRKQRLRLSVFQQGMDQGLPLSQEPYGNADASSITSSLNLTFATPLQPQSVKRPGLARRPPTRRAVDVGTFLQDIQDTSLALAPPGDSLRTPVTTLPTDTVLEDTQPFSQPLLGRSPSVQHSLPCPSHSGAKDVERAVGHRTWSSGPRLQNSGPGKPAQLMAGKVEEVGALALGFPNTSSNISGEDGVEPLQNGVGEEAEGRMKEGLSMRGVEEATGAQGSARAEEPEEHTEVTEAEGSQGAIEAKEPEGSSGDEDTPGRTASPELASSTPEFLRARRLQFPEPAPPPSTAVLTSEPPETLSARLPPRTRIPGPRPRQDPYKTGLNHYAKLFSFYAKMPMEKKSLEMVEKCLDKYFQHLCDDLEVFAAHAGRKTVRPEDLELLMRRQGLVTDQVSLHVLVERHLPLEYRQLLIPCAFSGNSVFPAQ; encoded by the exons ATGGCGGACAGCTACAGCCTGGACTGCGAGCCTACGACGCGCACGCTACTACGGCGCGTGCTGGATACAGCGGATCCGCTCACTCCGCGGCGACCCCGGAGTGCTCGGACTAG TGCCCAGAGAGCCCTACTTGAAACACCTTCCTCTAAGAAGCTGAGGAGCCAAACAAAGATGACTGCCAGGCGTCGTTCTCATAAAGCCAGG TCTATTGACAGATTGGCCCATATTCAAGCTGATGGACACCTGGAGGAACAGACACCCCGGACTCTGCTGAAGAACATCTTATTAACTG CCCCGGAATCTTCCATCGTGTTGCCAGAATCAGTGGTGAAGCCAGTGCCAGCACCACAGGTGGTCCAGACTTCCAGACGGGAAAGCAGTCGGGGCAG CCTGGAGCTGCAACTTCCTGAAGTTGAACCCTCAACAACTCTGGCTCCAGGTCTGCTGGCTCCTggcagaaggaagcagaggctgaggtTGTCAGTGTTTCAGCAAGGAATGGACCAGGGGCTGCCTCTCTCTCAAG AGCCTTATGGGAATGCTGATGCCTCTTCCATCACCAG CTCCCTCAACCTGACCTTTGCCACACCTCTCCAGCCACAGTCAGTAAAGAGACCTGGTTTGGCCCGCAGACCTCCTACCCGCCGAGCTGTAGATGTGGGTACATTTTTGCAGGATATACAAGATACTTCCCTGGCCTTGGCTCCTCCAG GTGACAGCCTCAGAACCCCTGTTACCACTCTGCCAACGGACACAGTGTTGGAGGACACACAGCCCTTCTCCCAGCCCTTGCTTGGCCGTTCCCCCAGTGTGCAACACTCCCTGCCTTGCCCCTCTCACTCTGGGGCTAAAGATGTGGAGAGGGCTGTCGGTCACAGGACATGGAGCAGTGGGCCTAGGCTGCAGAACAGTG GTCCTGGGAAGCCAGCCCAGCTTATGGCAGGAAAGGTGGAGGAGGTTGGTGCTCTTGCTCTGGGCTTTCCAAACACCAGCAGTAATATCTCTGGAGAAGATGGAGTAGAGCCCTTACAGAATGGAGTtggtgaggaggcagagggaaggatgaAAGAAGGCTTGAGCATGAGGGGAGTGGAGGAGGCAACAGGAGCACAAGGATCTGCCAGAGCAGAAGAGCCTGAAGAACACACAGAGGTGACAGAAGCAGAGGGGTCCCAGGGGGCCATTGAGGCCAAGGAGCCAGAAGGATCTTCAGGGGATGAAGATACCCCTGGCAGGACAG CAAGTCCAGAGTTGGCCTCCAGCACCCCAGAGTTCCTTCGGGCCAGACGACTTCAGTTTCCTGAGCCAGCTCCACCGCCTAGCACTGCAGT CTTAACTTCTGAGCCTCCGGAGACTCTGTCAGCCAGGCTTCCTCCCAGAACTCGAatccctggccccaggccccgTCAAGATCCCTACAAGACCGGACTGAACCACTATGCAAAACTCTTTAGCTTCTATGCTAAAATGCCCATGGAGAAGAAGTCTCTTGAGATGGTGGAGAAGTG CCTCGACAAGTACTTTCAGCATCTTTGTGATGACCTGGAGGTATTTGCTGCTCATGCTGGCCGCAAGACTGTGAGGCCAGAGGACCTGGAGCTGCTGATGCGAAG GCAGGGTCTGGTCACTGACCAAGTCTCCCTGCACGTGCTTGTGGAGCGGCACCTGCCCCTGGAGTACCGGCAGCTGCTCATCCCTTGTGCATTCAGTGGCAACTCTGTCTTCCCTGCCCAGTAG